A single window of Gossypium hirsutum isolate 1008001.06 chromosome A10, Gossypium_hirsutum_v2.1, whole genome shotgun sequence DNA harbors:
- the LOC107895438 gene encoding UDP-glycosyltransferase 73C6 translates to MALNSFSQPHFVLIPFMCQGHLIPMVDIARLLAERGVIVTVITTPKNAARFNSSINGAIKSSLAIRVKQLGFPAAEVGLPEGYETIDNLPSMELMSRFFTTVSLLQQPVERMLKELKPRPSCIIYDRNFTWIVTLASKYQIPKIWFDRKNCFSLLCYHNIITSGAHECVPQGETFPVPGLSDRIELTPAQVPGFLPTMKEHAEKAMEAEGGADGVIINSFQELETEYCESLGKVKKPKVWCIGPVSLSNKNNFYKALRGNEDSITDEDRCLKWLDSWPPSSVIYVCFGSLNRLIPTQLIELGLSLEASKRPFIWVIRGGYKKEEMEKWLKEDGFEDRTKGRGLLIRGWAPQVLILSHPSIGGFLTHCGWNSTLEGSCAGVPMITWPLFAEQFMNKRLFIQILKVGVSIGVEVAVQMGEEEKFGAMVKKEDIMKAMESLMNGGDEGEDRRKRAKKLTKMARVAVEAGGSSYLNITLLIEYIMQQATSQN, encoded by the coding sequence ATGGCCTTAAACTCATTTTCTCAACCTCATTTTGTGTTGATACCATTTATGTGCCAGGGACACCTTATTCCCATGGTAGATATAGCCAGGTTATTGGCAGAGCGTGGTGTGATCGTTACCGTAATCACCACACCTAAGAACGCTGCTCGCTTCAACAGTTCAATCAATGGCGCCATCAAGTCTAGTCTAGCTATTCGTGTCAAACAGCTCGGGTTTCCTGCTGCAGAGGTTGGTTTACCGGAGGGATACGAAACAATAGATAATCTTCCGTCGATGGAGCTCATGAGCCGCTTCTTCACCACAGTGAGCTTGCTGCAACAACCGGTGGAGAGGATGTTGAAGGAGCTAAAACCCCGACCAAGCTGCATCATATATGACAGAAATTTCACATGGATAGTTACATTGGCTTCCAAGTATCAGATTCCGAAGATCTGGTTTGATAGAAAGAATTGCTTCTCTCTTTTGTGTTACCATAATATAATCACATCTGGGGCCCATGAATGTGTCCCCCAAGGGGAGACCTTTCCGGTGCCTGGACTGTCTGATAGAATCGAACTCACACCAGCACAGGTACCTGGATTTCTACCTACCATGAAAGAACATGCTGAAAAGGCAATGGAGGCCGAAGGGGGAGCAGATGGGGTGATTATAAACAGTTTTCAAGAGTTGGAAACTGAATATTGTGAATCACTTGGAAAGGTTAAGAAACCAAAGGTGTGGTGTATTGGTCCCGTGTCACTAAGCAACAAAAACAATTTCTACAAAGCTCTAAGAGGAAACGAGGATTCAATAACCGATGAAGACAGATGcttgaaatggcttgattcaTGGCCACCAAGCTCCGTAATCTATGTTTGTTTTGGGAGCCTCAATCGACTAATACCAACACAGTTGATTGAACTCGGTTTATCCTTGGAAGCATCAAAAAGGCCATTCATTTGGGTTATTAGAGGAGGGTATAAGAAGGAAGAAATGGAGAAATGGCTAAAAGAAGATGGATTCGAGGATCGAACCAAAGGACGAGGACTCTTGATAAGGGGCTGGGCGCcacaagttttgatcttatccCACCCATCGATCGGAGGATTCTTGACACACTGTGGGTGGAACTCGACACTCGAAGGGAGCTGCGCCGGCGTGCCAATGATAACCTGGCCTTTATTCGCCGAACAATTCATGAACAAGAGGCTATTTATACAAATACTGAAAGTTGGCGTAAGTATAGGTGTTGAAGTTGCAGTGCAAATGGGAGAGGAAGAAAAATTTGGGgcaatggtgaagaaggaagatATTATGAAAGCAATGGAGAGTTTAATGAATGGAGGAGATGAAGGAGAAGATAGAAGGAAAAGGGCAAAAAAGCTTACGAAAATGGCGAGGGTAGCAGTTGAAGCAGGAGGGTCATCTTATCTTAACATTACGCTACTAATTGAATATATCATGCAACAAGCCACCAGTCAGAATTAA
- the LOC107896400 gene encoding UDP-glycosyltransferase 73C6: MALNSFSQPHFVLIPFMCQGHLIPMVDIARLLAERGVIVTVITTPKNAARFSSSINGAIKSGLAIRVKQLRFPAAEVGLPEGCETIDNLPSMELMSRFFAAVSLLQQPVERMLEELKPRPSCIIYDRNFTWIVTLASKYQIPKIWFDGKNCFSLLCYHNIITSRVHECVPQGETFTVPGLSDRIKLTPAQVPGFLPTMKEHAEKAMEAEGGADGVIINSFQELETEYCESLGKVKKQKVWCIGPVSLSNKNDFDKALRGNEDSITDEDRCLKWLDSWPPSSVIYVCFGSLNRLIPTQLIELGLSLEASKRPFIWVIRGGYKKEEMEKWLKEDGFEDRIKGRGLLIRGWAPQVLILSHPSIGGFLTHCGWNSTLEGICAGVPMITWPLFAEQFMNQKLLIQILKVGVSIDVEVAMQMGEEEKFGAMVKKGDIMKAMESLMNGRDEGEDRRKRAKKLAKMARVAVEAGGSSYLNITLLIEYIMQQTTSQN, from the coding sequence ATGGCCTTAAACTCATTTTCTCAACCTCATTTTGTGTTGATACCATTTATGTGCCAGGGACACCTTATTCCCATGGTAGATATAGCCAGGTTATTGGCAGAGCGTGGTGTGATCGTTACCGTAATCACCACACCTAAGAACGCTGCTCGCTTCAGCAGTTCAATCAATGGCGCCATCAAGTCTGGTCTAGCTATTCGTGTCAAACAGCTCAGGTTTCCTGCTGCAGAGGTTGGTTTACCAGAGGGATGCGAAACAATAGATAATCTTCCGTCGATGGAGCTCATGAGCCGCTTCTTCGCCGCAGTGAGCTTGCTGCAACAACCAGTGGAGAGGATGTTGGAGGAGCTAAAACCCCGACCAAGCTGCATCATATATGACAGAAATTTCACATGGATAGTTACATTGGCTTCCAAGTATCAGATTCCGAAGATCTGGTTTGATGGAAAGAATTGCTTCTCTCTTTTGTGTTACCATAATATAATCACATCTAGGGTCCATGAATGTGTCCCCCAAGGGGAGACCTTTACGGTGCCTGGACTGTCTGATAGAATCAAACTCACACCAGCACAGGTACCTGGATTTCTACCTACCATGAAAGAACATGCTGAAAAGGCAATGGAGGCCGAAGGGGGAGCAGATGGGGTGATTATAAACAGTTTTCAAGAGTTGGAAACTGAATATTGTGAATCACTTGGAAAGGTTAAGAAACAAAAGGTGTGGTGTATTGGTCCCGTGTCACTAAGCAACAAAAACGATTTCGACAAAGCTCTAAGAGGAAACGAGGATTCAATAACCGATGAAGACAGATGcttgaaatggcttgattcaTGGCCACCAAGCTCCGTAATCTATGTTTGTTTTGGGAGCCTCAATCGACTAATACCAACACAGTTGATTGAACTCGGTTTATCCTTGGAAGCATCAAAAAGGCCATTCATTTGGGTTATTAGAGGTGGGTATAAGAAGGAAGAAATGGAGAAATGGCTAAAAGAAGATGGATTCGAGGATCGAATCAAAGGACGAGGACTCTTGATAAGGGGCTGGGCGCcacaagttttgatcttatccCACCCATCGATCGGAGGATTCTTGACACACTGTGGGTGGAACTCGACACTCGAAGGGATCTGCGCCGGCGTGCCAATGATAACCTGGCCTTTATTCGCCGAACAATTCATGAACCAGAAGCTACTTATACAAATACTGAAAGTTGGAGTAAGTATAGATGTTGAAGTTGCAATGCAAAtgggagaagaagaaaaatttgGGGCAATGGTGAAGAAGGGAGATATTATGAAAGCAATGGAGAGTTTAATGAATGGAAGAGATGAAGGAGAAGATAGAAGGAAAAGGGCAAAAAAGCTTGCGAAAATGGCGAGGGTAGCAGTTGAAGCAGGAGGGTCATCTTATCTTAACATTACGCTACTAATTGAATATATCATGCAACAAACCACCAGTCAGAATTAA
- the LOC107896401 gene encoding UDP-glycosyltransferase 73C6: MALNSFSQPHFVLIPFMCQGHLIPMVDIARLLAERGVIVTVITTPKNAARFSSSINGAIKSGLAIRVKQLGFPAAEVGLPEGCETIDNLPSMELMSRFFAAVSLLQQPVERMLEELKPRPSCIIYDRNFTWIITLASKYQIPKIWFDGKNCFSLLCYHNIITSRVHECVPQGETFPVPGLSDRIELTPAQIPGFLPTMKEHAEKAMEAEGGADGVIINSFQELETEYCESLGKVKKQKVWCIGPVSLSNKNDFDKARRGNEDSITDEDKCLKWLDSWPPSSVIYVCFGSLNRLIPTQLIELGLSLEASKRPFIWVIRGGYKKEEMEKWLKEDGFEDRIKGRGLLIRGWAPQVLILSHPSIGGFLTHCGWNSTLEGICASVPMITWPLFAEQFMNQKLLIQILKVGVSIGVEVAVQMGEEEKFGAMVKKGDIMKAMESLMNRGDEGEDRRKRAKKLAKMARVAVEAGGSSYLNITLLIEYIMQQATSQN, encoded by the coding sequence ATGGCCTTAAACTCATTTTCTCAACCTCATTTTGTGTTGATACCATTTATGTGCCAGGGACACCTTATTCCCATGGTAGATATAGCCAGGTTATTGGCAGAGCGTGGTGTGATCGTTACCGTAATCACCACACCTAAGAACGCTGCCCGCTTCAGCAGTTCAATCAATGGCGCCATCAAGTCTGGTCTAGCTATTCGTGTCAAACAGCTCGGGTTTCCTGCTGCAGAGGTTGGTTTACCCGAGGGATGCGAAACAATAGATAATCTTCCGTCGATGGAGCTCATGAGCCGCTTCTTCGCCGCAGTGAGCTTGCTGCAACAACCAGTGGAGAGGATGTTGGAGGAGCTAAAACCCCGACCAAGCTGCATCATATATGACAGAAATTTCACATGGATAATTACATTGGCTTCCAAGTATCAGATTCCGAAGATCTGGTTTGATGGAAAGAATTGCTTCTCTCTTTTGTGTTACCATAATATAATCACATCTAGGGTCCATGAATGTGTCCCCCAAGGGGAGACCTTTCCGGTGCCTGGACTGTCTGATAGAATCGAACTCACACCAGCACAGATACCTGGATTTCTACCTACCATGAAAGAACATGCTGAAAAGGCAATGGAGGCCGAAGGGGGAGCAGATGGGGTGATTATAAACAGTTTTCAAGAGTTGGAAACTGAATATTGTGAATCACTTGGAAAGGTTAAGAAACAAAAGGTGTGGTGTATTGGTCCCGTGTCACTAAGCAACAAAAACGATTTCGACAAAGCTCGAAGAGGAAACGAGGATTCAATAACCGATGAAGACAAATGcttgaaatggcttgattcaTGGCCACCAAGCTCCGTAATCTATGTTTGTTTCGGGAGCCTCAATCGACTAATACCAACACAGTTGATTGAACTCGGTTTATCCTTGGAAGCATCAAAAAGGCCATTCATTTGGGTTATTAGAGGAGGGTATAAGAAGGAAGAAATGGAGAAATGGCTAAAAGAAGATGGATTCGAGGATCGAATCAAAGGACGAGGACTCTTGATAAGGGGCTGGGCGCcacaagttttgatcttatccCACCCATCGATCGGAGGATTCTTGACACACTGTGGGTGGAACTCGACACTCGAAGGGATCTGCGCCAGCGTGCCAATGATAACCTGGCCTTTATTCGCCGAACAATTCATGAACCAGAAGCTACTTATACAAATACTGAAAGTTGGCGTAAGTATAGGTGTTGAAGTTGCAGTGCAAATGGGAGAGGAAGAAAAATTTGGGGCAATGGTGAAGAAGGGAGATATTATGAAAGCAATGGAGAGTTTAATGAATAGAGGAGATGAAGGAGAAGATAGAAGGAAAAGGGCAAAAAAGCTTGCGAAAATGGCGAGGGTAGCAGTTGAAGCAGGAGGGTCATCTTATCTTAACATTACGCTACTAATTGAATATATCATGCAACAAGCCACCAGTCAAAATTAA